DNA sequence from the Syngnathus acus chromosome 5, fSynAcu1.2, whole genome shotgun sequence genome:
GACGAGGCCGCTGGGGCCGGCGGCTTAGACGTGCCAAACCGTGGACTTTTCCGGTATGTTCCGAGTTAATCGATAGTATATGCTTTGTAGGAGAAAAACTTTGCAATCATACAGAACATGCGAACCCCAAGATTTAAACCCCGATCCTCAGAACAGATGTGCCGACTCACCGCTCATCCATCGTGGTTCTGCCCACGAAGCAGAACACCATTCATGCAACCGCATTCATTCTAAGGCGATTGTTTCCAGGGTGTCATCAGTCCAGTTCCACAAAACGGACCGTCCCTGTCTGAACCGCCACAGCTCCAGCAGCGGGGCCCTCTTCAACCCCTCCCACGGCCACACGGCCCGTGTGAGTGGCCCGGTCCTCTCCACTTGCAGCACGCCCTCCAGCCACCGGAGGCCGCTAGCTCCTGTGCAGCAGCCGCACCACCAGGGTTCCGCCTCGCTGGGGATGCTGAGGAGAAGTCGCACCCTGCACCACCGTCCTCCGCAGCAAGAGTACCGGCGGAGGGCCAGCCACCCGGCCTCGCCCTCCTACTGCGCGGCCACCCTGCACCACTGCGGAGGGATCTCTCCTCATGGCGTCTTGCAGGCCGGGCTACCGGAGGAAACCCAGATGGGGGCGGCCACTCTAGCTTCCCCGCTCTCTGCACAGCGATACCCAGGTACCCTGGGCCACACTCTAAATATTCTTTGAACCGTGGCTGTCAAACTCTTTGCAGTCCAGGGGCCACATCTAACCCGTAAAATCAAAGCATAACTGCCCCcacctttgtttttaaagttatTGTGAGTTTATTCTGCAGGCCACTCACAGATGACGAGCCACCAAAGGTGTCATTTGAATACCCTCGTGCCAAACTCAGGTGAAAATATGACCTCTTTTCTCTTTCACTCAGTGCACATCCGGGTGCCCAGCGCTCACGAGCTTCATTACAATGCCAACCCCAACCCCCACCATGACTGGTGGCAGCAAATGAGCTTGATGCCTGACCCTCTGGCGGCGGAGCGAGACGACCAAATGGAACGGGAACAAATGGAGGAAAGTCTGGAGAGAGAGGCACAGATGCAAGAGGAAGTGGAGCGAGAGATGCAAAGGAGCCGAGGAGGCAGGGAGCAGCAGCAACTCCAGGGGCCGCTCCACTTCACCCAGCCGGGCGACATCAACGACACCTGGCCCAAGCCGGCAACTCGCCAGTCCcagggcggcggcggaggagcCCGAGGCCTTTACAGCACCCTGGAGGGCCACATGGGAGCGGCCCCTCTTTCTGCTTCAGATGCAAAGAAAGACCAAATGGAGGCGCTGCCGCCGACTTGTGGTGCACAACCCAAAGCCAGCACGACCTCACGCGTGTCCAGGAACCAGCTGCTGAGGGACCGGGCGTCGCAGCTGGCTGACGAGCGCAGCGGGATGAGCACGGACGAGGAGACCAGCGCCGACATGCTGCTGGGTCGCTACTGGAGCCGGACGGAGAGGCGAGAACACTTCCTGCTGGCCCGcgagcagaagcagcagcaagcCAGGGGAGGGGGACTGTGCGGCTCGTGCTCCGGCCCGGGCTCAGGCCCGCCCCGCTCCCCCATGCCGGACGGCCGGGCCGGCGGTACGCTGACGGACGGACGGTGCAACACGGTGCTGGAAATGAGCCAGAGGAAGCTGAGTCGTCTGAGGAACCGCAAGATGTTGGACGACTGGACCACGGTGGAGGAGCTGCTGACACACGGGACCCGGCTGGACAGCCACGAGCACCCCCTGCTGGCACATAGCCCCCTGCTCACTGTCACCACCGTCTAAAATGAACTAACCCCTCCACCCCTCATCCTTTGCGGGTGTCTGATCGTAATGCGCAGGCGGTCTCAGAACTTTAGCAGCACTGTTGTTGACCAAATTCACACAAGCACCCCAGGGTACATAACCTTTCAGCACCTTTTTTCAACTTATATTTCTATGTTGATCCTCGTGGAAGGGTCACACACAAAGTCCCATCGAGCGATGTTGCTCAAACTTTATTGAGCATTAGAAAAATCTCACGTCATGACACGCCACCAAGCAAAAAGTCTACTTTTGGcaccatttcattttatttgtttaactTTTCATCCTCTTGAAATATGTTTGctacttttttatttgggcTTCAATGATCGGATTctcataaatatttgattttgctCCGATTGGGCCGctgtttttttgaatttgataTTGAAACAAACAGCTTTCCTCAGATTGCTCATCGCCGATGACCTAAAATGCTACTATTTgcaacaaaagcaacatttcagAGCAGCTGGGATTGTGTCAtaaaccaacaacaacaaaaaattgtGCAAGCAATTtacatttgtgttgtttttgagaCGTGCTGCATACGGCACATCTGGCTTGACGCGGCTACGTGTTTACACACCGTACCTGCCCACATGTTTACTGACAAACAATGCACGGACTGAAAGGATTGGTGCGCATCAAGCTGCTTGGATCTCCATGCGTCGGCAGGTCAAAGGTACAGGTAGGATATCGTGCAATAATACCTCAGTCTCAGTGCTGCAATTTTAAAggcagacccccccccccaaaaaaagctgCACAAAGATCCTTGTAGATATTTATATATCAAGAGGGACCTAAGATAACAAAcgatttttgcacatttttcgTTTTCTACAAAGTTATAAGAGGTTTTCCCTACCTATCGCTCTCTCACAGGGACCGAGGCCAGTGGATGACTGTAGATAGaacacgtgcgtgcgtgtgtgagtgcgtgcgtgtgtgttgatgttttatttatcaactatcattcaaaaaaaaaaaaaaaaaacacttgacgTGTTTGAacatatttcaatatttttcttactgtactgcatttgttttggtaatCTTTAAAGATTTTATTGCACATGGTCTGCTTTCCAGAAAGATGGGACtccgatttgtttttttcttcaagtgaACACAAATTGTGTGATTATTCTTGTCTCCTAATTAAATTTGACTGTTGTTTTGTGTCACTCAGTCGTGCGTACTTGCGTATATATTGATTTGGTCACATGCAGCCAGCGGGGTACTGGTGAAGACGGTGCCGGTAGAAACAAGATGTGAAGCTTTCATGTTTGATTCTGTACAACTATTGCTGTTGATTTGGAGGCTGTACATAAATTGCATTGACACGATAGTtccagctcttttttttttctagcaagACTCGGACGAATGATGCCGTCTTCCAAACTATTTATCATTTAATCATACTTCCTCACCACCAATCCCTACTTgcgtataaaataaataaatatcactGGGTCTCTCTCATCCCGGCCTGTGACGCAAAACACTATGAAtaatagatgtttttttttccatcctgcTCTCTTACAACTAACACAAGGACAGAGGGGCTGAGAATAGCACGTCCAATAGCGGTTCCTCATGTGATGCGAAATTCAAAGCACACTGGAGCGGAAAGTCTCGCTGCTGGGCCACGGCACACTCATccacccctccctccatccatcagtTCATCTGTCCACCCatccttcatccatccatttgagCCTACAGCATCTTCACAGCGTACCTTTTGGAATACGATGTATGTGTGGTAATAagaataagaataaataagagaTTTTAATTAGCTGTGGCCCTCTGGTTCTGTTCTGTGTTAACCCATGCGGCAACAGCGACACATGGCTGGAGTCATTTAGACCTCAGGCAGATTcagattggattttttttgtgtgtgaaataAATGAGTTTCTTTTT
Encoded proteins:
- the LOC119122861 gene encoding uncharacterized protein LOC119122861, whose product is MGCWLSGPWVGDPALSGGRSLAHLSQRDALRILAASQLPVTMQVKSQRGRGGVEADPRGTWEPLPLNLQHLNLPLPRMSASSPTYQDRHYFGHLSLPQDHCDRGHYGYLSNSPRDTVDMSHQDPEVSGRRSKQQNCLMGCCDVNLDEPKGYHSQTDDDDFMLDKPLGFLPLHHELDSGLGWTDGSLHQGDLSGLETEEAGLEDCHSHSALGPGGCGVFGPGGGGSPSSESFMSSELSDSGFYSTGEFRHFQRMLEKRMRLYNARLQHQGETCERHERRDSCPMSHRELLEAIPETLTMQPPCQRMQMEMDEAAGAGGLDVPNRGLFRVSSVQFHKTDRPCLNRHSSSSGALFNPSHGHTARVSGPVLSTCSTPSSHRRPLAPVQQPHHQGSASLGMLRRSRTLHHRPPQQEYRRRASHPASPSYCAATLHHCGGISPHGVLQAGLPEETQMGAATLASPLSAQRYPVHIRVPSAHELHYNANPNPHHDWWQQMSLMPDPLAAERDDQMEREQMEESLEREAQMQEEVEREMQRSRGGREQQQLQGPLHFTQPGDINDTWPKPATRQSQGGGGGARGLYSTLEGHMGAAPLSASDAKKDQMEALPPTCGAQPKASTTSRVSRNQLLRDRASQLADERSGMSTDEETSADMLLGRYWSRTERREHFLLAREQKQQQARGGGLCGSCSGPGSGPPRSPMPDGRAGGTLTDGRCNTVLEMSQRKLSRLRNRKMLDDWTTVEELLTHGTRLDSHEHPLLAHSPLLTVTTV